From a single Adhaeribacter swui genomic region:
- the folB gene encoding dihydroneopterin aldolase encodes MQGRIALEGMEFFAFHGYYDEEQKIGNKYGVDLFIYTDLQAAAQTDELPKTVNYELLYKLVYEEMKVPARLLEHLGHRIIDRVFQKFPHLKQVKINIYKFNPPLGGICHKAKVTLKEKR; translated from the coding sequence ATGCAAGGACGCATTGCCCTGGAAGGCATGGAGTTTTTTGCTTTTCACGGTTACTACGACGAAGAGCAGAAAATCGGGAATAAGTACGGCGTAGATTTATTTATATACACCGATTTACAAGCTGCGGCGCAAACCGATGAGTTGCCCAAAACGGTAAATTACGAGTTATTATACAAGCTGGTATACGAAGAAATGAAAGTGCCGGCCCGTTTGCTGGAGCATTTAGGCCACCGGATTATCGACCGGGTCTTTCAAAAGTTTCCGCATTTAAAACAGGTAAAAATAAACATTTATAAATTTAATCCGCCGCTCGGAGGCATTTGC
- a CDS encoding DivIVA domain-containing protein, translating to MKITPLEIRQKTFEKAFRGLDKDEVTAFLLTLSQEWEKLMDENKELRVKLDISGKEVQKMREVESSLYRTLKTAEDTGNNILEQANRSAELKLREAQLQADQLLNDTRLKARSIIEDAYKQSEKAIDDMQREVKQLEQEHQRMETYLENLVRDLKNMAHDALEKVEKSNKRPRTYLSGILSQAANVKVKQVELSKELKDVYSGSTVDNSPVNAPAPQHRAEQLLTDKPVTAQNPAVEPIPGTPEQPEPNPTPDVTPPQPEIPDPKTPVPSPTGPEIERPKPDIPDIPSPAPEIERPVPEIGPITPGTPEVQPPLTQPGGPSFGQGKPAAKPVAQPAGGGSFFDELD from the coding sequence ATGAAGATTACACCCTTAGAGATTAGGCAAAAAACCTTTGAAAAAGCTTTCAGAGGTTTAGATAAAGATGAAGTAACCGCGTTTTTGCTAACACTTTCGCAGGAGTGGGAAAAGCTGATGGACGAAAACAAAGAGCTCCGGGTAAAACTGGATATTTCTGGTAAAGAAGTACAAAAAATGCGGGAGGTGGAATCGTCGTTGTACCGCACGCTTAAAACTGCCGAAGATACCGGAAATAATATATTGGAGCAGGCCAACCGGTCAGCGGAGTTAAAATTACGTGAAGCCCAGCTGCAAGCCGATCAGTTACTCAACGATACTCGCCTAAAAGCCCGCAGTATTATCGAAGATGCGTACAAACAATCCGAGAAGGCGATTGACGACATGCAACGCGAAGTAAAACAACTGGAACAGGAACATCAACGTATGGAAACCTATCTGGAGAATCTGGTTCGCGATTTAAAAAATATGGCCCACGATGCTTTAGAAAAAGTAGAAAAATCAAACAAACGCCCGCGTACCTATTTATCCGGTATTTTATCGCAGGCGGCTAACGTAAAAGTAAAGCAAGTGGAATTATCAAAAGAATTAAAAGATGTGTACTCCGGCAGCACCGTTGATAACAGCCCGGTAAATGCGCCGGCTCCGCAGCATCGCGCCGAGCAATTGTTGACGGATAAACCAGTTACGGCTCAAAATCCAGCGGTAGAACCTATTCCGGGTACGCCCGAGCAACCCGAGCCGAACCCAACGCCAGATGTAACACCGCCGCAACCCGAAATTCCGGACCCAAAAACGCCGGTACCTTCACCAACCGGACCCGAAATTGAACGACCAAAACCAGATATCCCAGACATTCCGTCGCCGGCTCCTGAAATAGAACGCCCCGTACCCGAAATAGGCCCGATTACGCCGGGCACCCCGGAAGTGCAGCCGCCTTTAACGCAACCCGGTGGGCCATCGTTTGGGCAAGGCAAACCAGCTGCTAAACCGGTAGCACAACCAGCAGGTGGCGGTTCGTTTTTCGATGAACTAGATTAA
- a CDS encoding WD40 repeat domain-containing protein, translated as MSKRIIQVQKSASLTGHRDCVYTLERSGQEEVFFSAAGDGMIVAWDLRNPGNGELIAQVPSSVYALRYVPDKNWLLVGHNHNSLQVIDLFKKTVIATVPLPPLAIFDIAYSEANQLIYVALGDGGVGVISADGFILKKIVKLSDKSARSLALNEATQELAIGYSDHLIRILDVRSLALKLTISGHTNSVFTVAYSPDGQYLLSGSRDAHLKVWAVENAYEAHASIIAHMYAINHITYSPGGQFFATGSMDKSIKVWDAETFRLLKVIDKVRHAGHGTSVNKLYWSGYCNQLVSGSDDRTISVWDLNFSLTYEDYTLRD; from the coding sequence ATGAGTAAACGCATTATTCAGGTACAAAAAAGCGCCAGCCTTACGGGCCACCGGGATTGCGTGTATACCCTGGAACGCTCCGGCCAGGAAGAAGTATTTTTTTCGGCAGCCGGCGATGGCATGATAGTAGCCTGGGATTTGCGTAACCCCGGTAACGGCGAACTCATTGCCCAGGTACCTTCGTCAGTGTATGCGCTGCGCTACGTGCCCGATAAAAACTGGCTGTTGGTAGGGCACAACCATAATAGCCTGCAGGTAATCGATTTGTTTAAAAAAACGGTAATTGCTACCGTACCTTTACCGCCATTAGCCATTTTTGATATCGCGTACTCCGAGGCAAACCAACTTATTTATGTGGCTCTGGGCGATGGGGGAGTAGGGGTAATTAGCGCCGATGGATTTATTTTAAAAAAAATAGTTAAACTATCCGATAAAAGTGCCCGTAGCCTGGCTTTAAACGAAGCAACCCAGGAACTAGCCATCGGCTACAGCGATCATTTAATCCGGATACTGGATGTCCGGAGCTTAGCGCTTAAATTAACCATATCGGGCCATACTAATTCGGTTTTTACGGTGGCTTATTCGCCGGATGGGCAATATTTGTTGAGTGGGAGCCGCGATGCCCATTTAAAAGTTTGGGCCGTAGAAAATGCCTACGAAGCCCACGCCTCTATTATAGCGCACATGTACGCCATTAATCATATTACTTACAGTCCGGGGGGGCAGTTTTTTGCTACGGGCAGCATGGATAAGTCCATTAAAGTGTGGGATGCGGAAACGTTCCGGTTGTTAAAAGTTATTGATAAAGTACGGCACGCCGGGCACGGTACGTCGGTAAATAAATTATACTGGTCGGGGTACTGCAACCAATTGGTTTCGGGTAGCGACGACCGCACCATATCAGTCTGGGATTTAAATTTTAGTTTAACTTATGAAGATTACACCCTTAGAGATTAG
- a CDS encoding 4'-phosphopantetheinyl transferase family protein, producing the protein MPLTEIKQINASTFLGRWALTETSLQLLQHPGLPTEIILPETISHEKRRAEWLASRILAYQLLQKFTPDFYLLLNNETGQPVFENCACQISISHTHDQVAVLVSKDYRVGIDIERIQSKVLRVKDKFLSETEKQFLTNDLVELTIAWSAKETLYKLHGKKNITFSENLILFPFETTHRGYLEAQIQTLTFQQKYTVHFEVENNTVLTYCLHR; encoded by the coding sequence ATGCCTTTAACTGAAATAAAACAAATAAACGCCAGCACCTTTTTAGGCCGTTGGGCACTTACCGAAACTAGTCTGCAATTGTTGCAACACCCGGGTTTACCCACCGAAATAATTTTACCGGAAACGATAAGCCACGAAAAACGGCGGGCCGAATGGCTAGCCAGCCGCATACTGGCTTACCAGCTCCTGCAAAAATTTACGCCGGATTTTTACTTACTACTGAACAACGAAACCGGTCAGCCTGTTTTTGAAAATTGCGCTTGCCAGATCTCCATTTCGCACACCCACGACCAGGTTGCCGTTCTGGTATCCAAGGATTACAGGGTTGGCATAGATATTGAAAGAATACAATCTAAGGTGTTGCGGGTAAAAGATAAATTTTTGTCAGAAACTGAGAAACAATTTTTAACCAACGATCTGGTAGAACTAACGATTGCCTGGAGCGCCAAAGAAACTTTGTACAAATTACACGGCAAAAAAAATATTACTTTCAGCGAAAATCTAATCTTGTTTCCTTTTGAAACTACCCATAGGGGTTATTTAGAAGCTCAAATTCAAACCCTTACCTTTCAGCAAAAATATACGGTGCACTTTGAGGTGGAAAACAATACGGTACTTACTTATTGCCTGCATCGCTAA
- a CDS encoding redoxin domain-containing protein: MRKIIISCFLLLFTLHLQAQTGGYQPGQKVEAFTLQTETGQKVALTDHAASKAVVVIFTNALCPYAQLYQKRLQQLNTDYAGKGVKFLFIQSAINTNNTTTKAANDVQYAVDTDQKVSQQWGATKTPEVFVLQPDNGTFTLRYKGAIDDNPQVEGYVKENFLKNALDAIVANQAPAISQKRATGCSIKRF, translated from the coding sequence ATGAGAAAAATAATTATCAGTTGCTTTTTACTGCTATTCACTTTGCATTTGCAAGCGCAAACCGGCGGCTACCAACCGGGCCAGAAAGTAGAGGCATTTACGTTGCAGACGGAAACTGGTCAAAAAGTAGCGCTTACCGACCATGCGGCCAGTAAAGCAGTGGTAGTGATTTTTACCAATGCGCTTTGCCCGTATGCGCAATTGTACCAAAAACGTTTGCAGCAACTCAACACCGATTACGCCGGCAAAGGAGTTAAATTCTTGTTTATCCAATCAGCCATTAATACCAATAACACCACTACTAAAGCGGCAAATGATGTTCAGTACGCCGTAGACACCGACCAAAAAGTTAGCCAGCAATGGGGCGCAACCAAAACTCCCGAAGTTTTTGTGCTGCAACCCGATAACGGTACGTTTACGCTGCGGTATAAAGGCGCTATCGACGATAATCCGCAGGTAGAAGGCTACGTAAAAGAGAATTTTTTAAAAAATGCCTTAGATGCAATAGTAGCTAATCAAGCTCCGGCCATTTCGCAGAAGCGCGCTACCGGCTGCTCTATTAAGCGGTTTTAA
- a CDS encoding bifunctional heptose 7-phosphate kinase/heptose 1-phosphate adenyltransferase, whose amino-acid sequence MTPFNSLGAIFDSFNQLTVLVVGDVMLDSYLWGKSTRLSPEAPVPIVNVLRKEKRLGGAANVALNVQALGATPLLCSVIGDDLDGADLLRLMEEQQLPTDGIIKSTDRITTVKERILAGDQQLLRIDAEIETELLEHEAAHLVQQYSKLLPLADVVIFEDYDKGVLTAANIAAMLELALQHDIPTVVDPKKKNFLSYVGCTLFKPNLKELKEGLKVDFQDTNHEEFERAAANLQNKLNAQTVLITLSERGVFYLSGPVKRYIEAHLRTISDVSGAGDTVISIAALCLALELPVAFIAGLSNLGGGLVCEQVGVVPINKVKLLAEAQRTNTFQLLNQPVISS is encoded by the coding sequence ATGACACCATTCAATAGCCTGGGGGCTATTTTTGATTCTTTTAATCAGCTTACCGTGCTGGTAGTCGGCGATGTAATGCTGGATTCTTATTTATGGGGCAAATCTACCCGCTTATCCCCGGAAGCTCCCGTTCCCATAGTGAACGTACTCCGGAAAGAAAAGCGGTTGGGAGGAGCCGCTAACGTAGCGCTCAATGTACAAGCATTGGGCGCTACGCCTTTATTGTGCTCGGTAATCGGCGACGATTTGGATGGCGCTGATTTGCTGCGTTTAATGGAAGAACAGCAGTTGCCCACCGATGGTATTATTAAAAGTACCGACCGCATTACCACCGTTAAAGAACGGATTTTAGCCGGCGACCAGCAACTATTGCGTATTGATGCCGAAATTGAAACCGAGTTGCTGGAACACGAAGCAGCGCATTTGGTGCAGCAATACAGCAAATTGCTTCCATTGGCCGACGTAGTTATTTTTGAAGATTACGACAAAGGTGTACTCACGGCCGCTAACATTGCCGCCATGTTGGAGTTAGCCCTGCAGCACGACATCCCGACGGTAGTAGATCCGAAGAAGAAAAACTTTTTGTCTTACGTGGGTTGTACTTTGTTTAAGCCCAATTTAAAAGAATTAAAAGAAGGGTTAAAAGTAGATTTCCAGGATACCAACCACGAAGAATTTGAACGTGCCGCTGCTAATCTGCAAAATAAATTAAATGCGCAAACTGTATTAATTACCCTATCGGAACGGGGCGTATTTTACTTATCCGGCCCGGTTAAAAGATACATCGAAGCCCATTTGCGCACCATTTCGGATGTGTCGGGTGCCGGCGATACCGTTATTAGTATTGCGGCTTTGTGTTTAGCTTTGGAATTGCCCGTAGCTTTTATTGCCGGTTTATCTAATCTGGGGGGCGGCTTAGTGTGCGAACAGGTAGGCGTGGTACCCATTAATAAAGTTAAATTACTCGCCGAAGCGCAACGCACCAATACCTTTCAGTTATTAAATCAGCCGGTTATTTCTAGCTAA
- a CDS encoding pyridoxal phosphate-dependent aminotransferase: MEITAQATSFLSDRINSLAESQTIAMAKKARELAAQGFDVINLSFGEPDFQTPQYIKDAAKKALDDGFTFYTPVAGYPDLRQEIVNKLKRDNNLDYKPENIVVSTGAKQSIANVIMSLVNPGDEVIIFSPYWVSYEEVVKLAEGIPVLVKGNIENNFSISAQQLEDAITSNTKLVMYSSPCNPTGSVFSKEELEAFANVLAKHPQIFVMADEIYEYINFTGEHASMAQFDFIKDRVITVNGFSKGYAMTGWRVGYIAANKQIADACDKMQSQITSGTCSIAQKAAVAALKGGRGSAEEMSAAYLRRRDLVLGLMKEIPGIKTYVPQGAFYIFPDVSSFYGKSFNGQVINNSSDLSMFILNDAHVAAVSGDAFGADECIRFSFAASDEKLVEAMRRLKESLAKLV; the protein is encoded by the coding sequence ATGGAAATAACAGCACAAGCAACCAGTTTCTTATCCGATCGCATTAACTCTTTGGCCGAATCGCAAACTATTGCCATGGCCAAGAAGGCGCGCGAACTGGCGGCTCAAGGTTTCGATGTCATTAACCTGAGTTTCGGCGAACCCGATTTCCAAACCCCGCAGTACATTAAAGATGCCGCTAAAAAGGCTTTAGACGATGGTTTTACGTTTTACACGCCGGTAGCAGGTTACCCTGACTTACGCCAGGAAATCGTAAATAAATTAAAACGCGACAACAATCTTGATTATAAACCCGAAAACATTGTAGTTTCTACAGGGGCAAAACAATCTATTGCCAACGTTATTATGAGCCTGGTGAACCCCGGCGATGAAGTAATTATATTTTCGCCGTACTGGGTAAGCTACGAAGAAGTAGTAAAACTGGCAGAAGGTATTCCGGTTTTAGTAAAAGGCAATATCGAAAATAATTTTTCTATTTCGGCGCAGCAACTCGAAGATGCCATTACCAGCAATACCAAACTGGTAATGTATTCGTCGCCGTGTAACCCTACCGGTTCCGTATTCTCGAAAGAAGAACTGGAAGCTTTTGCAAATGTGTTGGCCAAACACCCGCAAATTTTTGTGATGGCCGACGAAATTTACGAGTACATTAACTTTACCGGCGAGCACGCCAGCATGGCCCAGTTTGATTTTATTAAAGACCGGGTAATTACTGTTAATGGTTTCTCTAAGGGCTACGCCATGACCGGCTGGCGCGTGGGTTACATTGCCGCTAACAAACAAATTGCCGATGCCTGCGATAAAATGCAAAGCCAGATTACGTCTGGTACGTGCTCTATCGCGCAAAAGGCTGCCGTTGCCGCTTTAAAAGGTGGCCGGGGTTCTGCCGAAGAAATGTCGGCGGCGTATTTGCGTCGGCGCGATTTAGTACTGGGCTTAATGAAAGAGATACCAGGCATTAAAACCTACGTACCACAAGGTGCTTTTTACATTTTCCCGGATGTGAGTTCTTTTTACGGTAAATCGTTTAACGGCCAGGTAATTAATAACTCCAGCGACTTAAGCATGTTTATCTTAAATGATGCGCACGTAGCGGCGGTTTCGGGCGATGCTTTTGGCGCCGATGAGTGCATTCGTTTCTCGTTTGCTGCTTCCGACGAAAAGTTAGTAGAGGCCATGCGCCGCTTAAAAGAAAGTTTAGCCAAACTCGTTTAA